From the Oxalobacter vibrioformis genome, the window GATTCCCTGCGAGGTAGTGATTGATTTTAACTTCCGTTTTTCTACCGAGAACACGGTAGACAGTCTGCAACAACGCGTTCAGTCCATTTTAGACAGGCATGCACTGGAATATGAATTGGACTGGAGCCTGTCCGGCCTGCCATTCCTTACGCCGGAAGGCACTTTATGTGAAGCGCTGTCTAAGGCCATTACCGATGAAACGGGTGTCATACCTCAACTGTCTACCACAGGGGGCACCTCGGACGGGCGCTTTATCGCGCAAATCTGCCCCCAGGTGGCAGAGTTCGGCCCACTGATGACAACGATTCACCAGATTGACGAACATGTGCCCATCGCCGACATCGAACCACTGAAAAATATTTATCGACGCACACTGGAAAACCTGCTTTTAAAATGAGTACTGCATCTCCCGCTTTTCATACCATTCGTGACATGCTGCGCCTGGCCGTGACACGATTCAACGAGGCCCGGCTTTTTTTCGGTCATGGCAACAGCAACGCTTTTGATGAAGCGGTTTACCTCATCTTAAAGAGCCTGTCCCTGCCGCTTGACACACTGGAACCTTTTCTGGATGCAAGACTGACACCGGAAGAAATCAGCCGCATCCGCAGGCTGATTGACCGGCGTGTTTCCGAGCGCATGCCGGCTGCCTATCTGACAACAGAAGCCTGGTTGCAGGGCTATCGCTTTTACGTGGATCAGCGCGTCATTATCCCGCGCTCATTTATCGCAGAACTGATCATGGAACAGTTTGCGCCATGGGTTGACGATCCTCAAACACCGCATGACATTCTTGAACTGTGTACCGGATCAGGCTGCCTTGCCATCATGATGGCAGATGCTTTCCCGCATGCGGTGATTGATGCCGTTGATCTTTCAACTGAGGCACTCGATGTTGCACGGATCAATGTGGCCGAATATGAAATGGCCGACAGGATCAACCTGATCCACTCTGACCTGTACCAGGCGATTGGGCAAAAAAAATACGATCTGATTGTCACCAACCCGCCTTATGTCAACAGCGCGTCCATGAAAAAGCTGCCGCCTGAATATCAGCATGAGCCGCAAATGGCACTGGCAGGCGGCGATGATGGTATGGATCTCGTCAGGAAAATCGTACGTGAAGCCGGACAGCATCTGAATGAAAAAGGCCTGTTGATTGTGGAAA encodes:
- the prmB gene encoding 50S ribosomal protein L3 N(5)-glutamine methyltransferase; the protein is MSTASPAFHTIRDMLRLAVTRFNEARLFFGHGNSNAFDEAVYLILKSLSLPLDTLEPFLDARLTPEEISRIRRLIDRRVSERMPAAYLTTEAWLQGYRFYVDQRVIIPRSFIAELIMEQFAPWVDDPQTPHDILELCTGSGCLAIMMADAFPHAVIDAVDLSTEALDVARINVAEYEMADRINLIHSDLYQAIGQKKYDLIVTNPPYVNSASMKKLPPEYQHEPQMALAGGDDGMDLVRKIVREAGQHLNEKGLLIVEIGNEAAHAEAAFPDLALTWISTSGGDDRVFLVEASQLR